A region of the Struthio camelus isolate bStrCam1 chromosome 4, bStrCam1.hap1, whole genome shotgun sequence genome:
GCCAGGCGCGGCCGGGGTGGCGTGCCGGGCTCTCGCTCGGAGGAGCGAAGGTGCGCATGGGAGACCCgcgggcagggggtgagggcCTGCCCAAAAGGGGAtttgcccggcggcggcggccgaggccggcGGGCGCCTGGCAAGGCAAACCACGCACTGCCATCTAGTGGGACGCGGCCCGCTCCTTCCCCGGCTGCCGCGCCGGCCGCCAGCACGCGCGGCCTCGTAACGGGAAGGGCCCCGGGCGTTAAAGCCTTCGAGCGCGACCAGGCAAGGCGAGCGGGCGTACGCGGCGGCGCGAGGGCCTGCCGCTCGGCACCACGGCGCCGCTTCGCTGCCTTCCTTTCCGCCTCGACGCCGTGCGAGAGGCCGGGCTGGTGGGTCCCCcaccgggggctggggggggggggtcggcggtTTTCGGCAGGCCGTTGCACTCCCCGTcgggaggagggcggcgggcagCCCTCGGGCCtcctgccgcagggccgggcggctcGTTTCGGGCCGTCGGCGAGCGGCGTTTCCCATAATAGGCAAGCGCGGAGCTGGCGGCCGACGAGCCCGGGAAGCGCTCGGCTGCCGGCGGGCTTCCCCCGAGGAAAGGGCTGCTAATCCCCACCGGGGGCCTCGTAAACATTTCGGCTCGCTCGGCCTCCCGGCgccgggaggtgggggggggggggaacccttcTTCGGTGGCCGGAGCCTTTGGGGGAAAGGCTCAAAAGGGAGGTTTCTCCCCGAAGGAGCCGGCCaggctggggctggcggcgggtGCCGCCGGGGCCACGCGGGCGGGCTGGGAGCAGCAAGGCCCGGCCGAGCGCGGGCACGCGGACGCGGCGCCCCTCTCCGCAGACAGGCACAAGGGCGGCTGTGCATGTAGCCATGCATATGCATGGCGGGTGtgtatacatatagatatatatatatggtgtgtgtgtgtgcgtgcgtgcgctcTCATAAatcctctgcagctgcagcagtggcGTCGGGAGCCCTCGCAGGCGCACCGCTCAACGGGCAGCTGGggccgcgacccccccccccccccccgaaaccggCCGGCTGCCCCCAGGCAGTAGGTGCGCAGCCGGGGACCCCGAAGGCCGTGGGCCCGCTGTGCCGGCAGGCTTCGCCGGGACCCCGCTGCGCCCCGGGGGTGCAGTGGCGACGCCCCACGTTTGGAGTGgctggtgggggggtgctggggggggctgccgggctgggggcggcagtgctctgtgctgtgcgggtgccctccccccccaacccccccccccgggttatAAATATCGCAGTGGCGGTGCAGGGAGGGGcgtgtgcccccccccgcccgcccccccgccgcgttTTTCCCTCCCCATCCCCCGGGTGTAACGCCGGCGGCGGAGCAGGATGCGGCGCGGCGCCCTGCCGCTGGCAGCATGAGCCTGTCCTTCctcggcttcctcctcctcctcctcctcttcctcgtcgcCCGAGCTAAGCGGGAGCAGGTGCCCGGCGGGGTGCCGGCGGGCTGCGCCGCCCcttcgccttcctcctcctcctcctcctcctccttggcggcagcggcggcggggcgccggcgcggccgcctcTACTGCCGGGCCGGCATCGGCTTCCACCTCCAGCTGCACCCCGACGGCCGCGTCGACGGCGCCCACCGCGCCGGCCCGCTCAGtgagtgccgggggggggggacagccgGGGGGACACCTCCccggggtgcgtgtgtgtgtgtccccccccaaAACGCCGTGGGGATGCTGAAGGCGGGACGTTGGCGTCGGCTCCCTCGTGGGCTGaggccggagggggcggccggtTTGGGAGAAGGGGAGCcgggcggctgcccccccccacccccgcaccccggggtgggggggagaagagctgagGCGGGACGGTCGGAGGGGCCGGGCAGGGAGCGGGAAGGCCCCGCGGTGCGAAACGGGTCGAGGCGACGACGGCCGGGGCGGCTCGCCCGCCGCCAGCGCGCGACGCCTCCGTCCCGGGGAGGAGGCCGAGGGCCTCCCGCGCTTTTcgcttttatttcccccccccccaagttggCTTCTTTCGCCTTGCCGCCAGCAGGGCCCGAGGGGCTGCGGCCGAGGTGCCCCCCCGCCCGGAGAGGGGTGGCCGCTGGGCCGGCGAGGGACGCGTGGAGCGAGGCAGCCGCCAGGCTGGGCTTCCTGCAGGGGCGCGCGAGTTTGGCGGCGTTCGTATCGTTCCcccttcttggttttttttttttgtttttttttcccccccccttggTTTAGTCCCGCTGTGGAGAGAAGTGCGCTTTACTGTGGGATTTTTGTCGTCCTAGGTGTTTTGGAAATATTTGCTGTGTCTCAGGGGACTGTAGGAATACGAGGAGTTTTCAGCAACAAATTTTTAGCGATgtcaaaaagaggaaaactcCACGCAAGTGTAAGTAAAAACCCCGGCTCGCAGCCTGTCTCGTTGCCGGCGGGCGTTGCgacggcgccccgcggccgcggcagcTCGGGCGCCGcgcgagggacccccccccccaaccccgggcgCCGCAACCGGGTGCGAAccccccccccttgccccccccgccgccgcccccgagcaCGCCTTGGCAGCGAGCTACCTGCACCCTCGCTCCTTCGCCCGGCCGGCCCGAGGGGAAGTGAGGACGCGGCCGCCGGAGGTGGGCTGTCTTTCCCGGGGGGGGTCCTACCGGCCCGCACCCGTTGGACTTGGAGCAAACCCGCCAGGCGCGTGCCCCCGGGCGGGAGCAGGGGCGGGCGAAGGGTTTGCTAGCCGAGAGGTTGGTGGGGCCCCGGGGCGCAGCTTCGGCAGCGGCTCGGCGATACCCCGGTAGCTGTCCCAGCAAGGCGCGTTGTTGCTTCCCGGGGAGCCGGCCGGGGGCTGACGGCCTGCAGGCTTCGCGCGCGTGGGGTTAGGGGACGAGCTTcggcgcagggggcggccggcgctTTCGGGCGCCTCGCCTCCAGTCGGCGGGGTTGCGGGTTAGCCCGCTGCCCTTTCCTGGCCGGGCAGGGTGGAGTTGTTTGCACGGGCCTGACGAGTGCTCAAGCGGCACGAAGCGAGggctgcgcctgccgctcgctggCGCCCTGAGTcgccccggggagcccggcggccgGGTCGCTGGCGACGGCCGGGTCTGCGTGTCCCGCTGAGCGGCTGCGGCGAAAGGGCCCAGGGAAGCCGCCTTTCGCCACCGAAACGTTACCGGGGTTTAGCGGAAAAGCTTGGGGACAGGCGCAGCTGTCGGGCCCCCGTCGCTCCGGGAAATAGAAATACGTTTCAGTAAGTCGGCACGCGACGAGTATAACAGcaagcggggggggggaacaaacacAAAAGTGCCGCAGGTCGAGGACATCGTCCCCGAAACTGCAGGACTCGCCTCCTCTGGGTGAAAAGTGGGGTTTAAAAGTGACACGAAGCCAAAAGGATGCTCTGCCTGGTTACAAAGCGCTGCTTaggctttgtttatttatttattacttattttggCCTTGGCACGGCCTGGGATTTCTAAGCTAAAAAGCCCGGCGTCCCTTTCAGCGCAACCGTCCGAATGCTTGCCTTGGCAACGGGGCTTTGATGCGCCAGCCGTCCCTCTGGCGGATAACATGACACCAGTTCGCCTTTTCCTTATCAGATTAAGCAAACGGGCAGCTATGTCAGCGCAGCTGCCGAAGGAGGCAACGCGGTACCGCAGCGCCGCAGAGAGCTGGCCTGTGACCGCTCTATTTTTGTACTTCTCTggggttggtttggttttttttttttttttttttgggccagGGTTTTGCGTTGCGTTTTCTACCGGAGCTCTGACCACGGCGCGACTCCTGCCTCCCGAAGCCCGCTTACCTGGCAGGCCCCAACCCTGCTCCCCCGTCCGTCTGCACCAGAAACgggttatttttattttcgtCAGGCCAAGCGAGAGTCAAACTGAGACTTCCCAAGCTGGCCAGGCTGCGTCACCTCGGCCCGGCCGGGAGGTGGTGATGGGTGCCACCTCGACGGCGTCCGTGTGGCCGGCGCCCATGTCCAGGCCAGTCTCTAGGAAGTGGCCTTGTTTCTGCCAAGGCAGACAGGAGCCCTCGCAACATACTTATTTCCCGGGAGGGTGGGCAGCCGAAGGCGTTCGGCGTCGCTGAGCGTCTCGGCGAGGCTGGGTCCTTCGCCGGCCGGCGTCTGCGGCGCCCGCGCTTGGTATCTCAGAGGGACGTGGCGCTGTCGTCGCGTCGCGCCGGCGTCCTTCCCTGCTCTTGGTTTGGGGGCTGTGAAGGTTGTGCGAGCAGAGCTGGCGTTTGGCAGAGCAAAACACGGTCTGGGCAGCGCGCAGGGACCAGCggggtgtgtgcgtgcgtgcctgtGCCTGGATCCGGGGTGGTCGGCGGCCCTCGGCCTCGGGCTGGCTCGAGAGGTTGAGCCTGCTTCAGGCAGGCCTTATCCCCCGCCGTTATGTCAGGCGGAGACTTTCCCCGCCGTGATGCGGGCCCAGGAGCAAATACAGCTGCCCCGGTTATCCGAGGAAACCCTCTCTGGCTGAAAGTAATTTCTTACGGTTATCAAGGGAGAAGAGGCCCCGAGTTCCTctaagggaggggaggggaacaaAATATCCGATACGATCGACCCGGCGGCCGGTGAAGCAATGCAAATCTGCATGCAGATTGCCTTTCCGGATTATTAAGCGGCGATTCAGCGCGAGAGCAGGACACGCGTGGGTAGGAAGTTAGAGAGAGCGAAGGGCAGGACCGAACGCTGCTGCCCGGCACGTCAAGAGCCTTTTCCCGTGCCCTTTGGGTGGGAAAGACGGCAGGAGAAGTCACGTGTGAACGAAGGCTGCAGAGCCTGAGGCCGGCGAGGGAGGGGCTCTCGCGGCCCCTATTTCCAAGaaagcccccccaaaaaagggcgCCGAGGTCGGGCGTTTGAGCATATCTAGGCTGGCAGCTTTTGCAAAAAAACGTGGCCTGGGAGGGAGTTTCTGGGCGGCGAAATCCCCGCTCGTCGGTAAGCTTCTCTGTCTGGGTTTGCTTCCCTAGGCCGAGTTCACCGAGGACTGCAAGTTCAGGGAGCGCTTTCAGGAGAACAGCTACAACACGTACGCCTCAGCGGCCCACCGCAGCGAGCGGTCGGGCAGGGAGTGGTACGTGGCCCTCAACAAGCGGGGCAAGGCCAagcggggctgcagcccccgcgTGAAGCCCCAGCACGTCTCGACCCATTTCCTCCCGCGTTTCTGGCGCGCCGAGCAGCCCGAGCTCGCCTTCACCGTCACCGTCCCCGAGAGGAAGAAACCGCCGGCCCTCGCTCGGGCCAAACcccgggcagccgggccgggcaaAAATCCCGTGCCCGTCAAATACCGGCTCAAGTTTCGCTTCGGCTAGGCGCCGCGGAGGGGCTGCGCTGACGGTCGGGAGCGGGAGCCGGAGCCCCGCGCtgagcaggcccctgctgcccTTCGGGAGGACGTGGGAAGGCTTTCGGTTTTGCCTTAAAGTAGCTCTCTCGGgcttgggtttgggttttttgctcGCCAAAGCGTTGCGCCCGCACGGCGCCTTTGGAAGGGCAGGCGGGGACTGCTTGGCTTCTGCTTTCCAAAGAACAGACTTGTGGCggtagagaaaatattttatcgACTTTGCGTTGAGTCTGTcactgagagaaacagaaaggcgCCTCTAGGGCGAACTGACTTTCTTAACCTTGTGTTAGCCGATGACGCTTGTGACAATCGGTTTCATGCCAGAAACGCGTTCGGCGCCCACGTGTTACCTGCGTGTTCCCCCGCACCTCCAACCCCGGCCCTTGCGTCTCCTCTCGGCTGCGCTTCTTACTTCTGACCGTACCTCAAACGCTGTATGCTCAGGTCTGCccgtttagaaaaaaaaaatctgctttccctTCTCTTAGGAAGCAGCTTCTCACTTCCACCTCAAAGCAACGAAACCAAGCCCGACACTCTCAGCTCATCGGTGACAGCGGGCGCCCGCGGGGCTCTGATCCTCCTTGGCAATaccttttcaccttttcttttttttcctcctccccccggagGTGTcaagttggaggaggaggaggggggaatttTTCCTTGACGAGCAACCCTGACCCTCGTCttgtctctcctcctcttccttgaaCAGCTGGAAGAGTTAAGTCTTATTCCGCCCAGCAACCCATCTCCCCGGGAAGTCGAGGTTCAAAATACCTCCGCCGTGACCCCGTGGCATCCCTGCTATTATCGGGCCGCAGGGAGGGAGCCGCtccgggcggcgggaggcgaggCGCTGTATCAAGTAaccggcggcagggccgcggcgcCGTAGCCGACGAGGCCCCGCTCGCTGCGCCAGGGAAACCGAAACGTCTCCCGAGGCGCCTGCCCCGAGGGTGCCGCCGGCTCGGGACCGAAGGGCCGGTGGGACGGTGCCGCCGGCGACCCCGACCTCGGCTCCGGAGGGAGCGACGCTCGTCTGCGCTGGCGGCGCGTTAGTGCctgtgctttgtttgtttgttttctctgattGCCTCCGCAATCATAATACGCTTCTTAAccgagagagggggggaaaaaaagaagttttagggTGAACGTGGCACGACGGCAATAAACGACGTTACAGCTACTTGAATCTTGGAAGTGATTTCTTCCCCGCTGCGGTGGCCTCGTGGCTTTTGCTGCAGAGCAACTTCCCTGCGGCGTTGCTGTCCGTGACGTTTTAGGCGCATAAAGTTTTGGTCGGCGTTGAGCTGTGTTAGGTACGTGGAGAAAGCAGCGGAGTCGAGACTCACCGGTTAAGCCTTGACAGACGTCGGCTTGCAATAGTGTCCGTGCTCGAACCGGCTGCGCTAGCGCTGCGGCGGCGGATCGGCAACCGCGCCGCAGCTTGGAGACCTGGTTGTGTAATCTCTTGCCGGCCGCCTGCTGTCCTAGGTTttttgggttccccccccccccccccacctccggaCGTGAAAAACGAACGTGGCTAAATTAGTGGCTAcgggtggttttttttccttggaagagGCTTGGGCGGACGTGGTGTCGTGGACGGGACGGAGCGGAGCAAAACCAGCGCACGTGGTTTCC
Encoded here:
- the FGF5 gene encoding fibroblast growth factor 5, with the protein product MSLSFLGFLLLLLLFLVARAKREQVPGGVPAGCAAPSPSSSSSSSSLAAAAAGRRRGRLYCRAGIGFHLQLHPDGRVDGAHRAGPLSVLEIFAVSQGTVGIRGVFSNKFLAMSKRGKLHASAEFTEDCKFRERFQENSYNTYASAAHRSERSGREWYVALNKRGKAKRGCSPRVKPQHVSTHFLPRFWRAEQPELAFTVTVPERKKPPALARAKPRAAGPGKNPVPVKYRLKFRFG